Proteins from a genomic interval of Quercus lobata isolate SW786 chromosome 11, ValleyOak3.0 Primary Assembly, whole genome shotgun sequence:
- the LOC115966743 gene encoding uncharacterized protein LOC115966743: MYNEIEGNYDDVAISTFKRGLPTEHGLRKSLTGKPVTNVCQLMDRIDKYKRVEEDQQIEKGKAKVVSQERRDFKLDRFNSSNRLRRDYTEQSEPTGAQAVHAVFREPLHKILEKVKCEPFFQWSNRMAGDPTKRNQNLYCAYHQEPGHTTDDCRNLKNHLDRLVREGKLRHLLHRPKGWQEQSNIETRQGTLRPPIGTINVILAAPGRTGSSLFRVMSVGRYPTEPDERESKRARVSATPLIGFLEEDKHGPFNPTTMP; this comes from the coding sequence atgtataatgagatagaaGGAAATTACGATGACGTCGCCATTAGTACGTTCAAAAGGGGCCTGCCGACAGAGCATGGCTTAAGAAAGTCTCTCACTGGGAAGCCAGTCACCAATGTGTGCCAACTCATGGAcagaattgacaagtacaaaagggtcgaggaggaccagCAGATAGAGAAGGGTAAGGCGAAGGTTGTCTCTCAGGAGAGAAGGGACTTCAAGTTGGACCGCTTTAATAGCAGTAACAGGCTGAGAAGAGACTACACGGAACAGTCCGAACCTACTGGGGCTCaggcagtccatgctgtgttccgagaaccattGCACAAGATCCTAGAGAAGGTGAAATGCGAACCTTTCTTTCAGTGGTCGAACAGGATGGCAGGTGACCCCACAAAACGTAATCAGAATTTGTACTGTGCGTACCACCAGGAGCCAGGTCACACCACCGATGATTGTAGGAATTTGAAAAACCATCTGGATCGTCttgtccgagaagggaagttgaggCATCTGTTGCACCGCCCTAAAGGATGGCAGGAACAGTCAAATATCGAAACCAGACAAGGCACATTGAGGCCGCCcattggcacaataaatgtcattcttgccGCACCTGGAAGGACCGGTTCCAGCCTTTTCAGAGTAATGTCAGTAGGTAGGTACCCGACTGAGCCGGATGAAAGGGAATCCAAGAGAGCCAGAGTGAGTGCGACGCCCTTAATCGGATTCTTGGAGGAGGACAAGCACGGACCCttcaaccccacgacgatgccctAG